A DNA window from Zingiber officinale cultivar Zhangliang chromosome 3A, Zo_v1.1, whole genome shotgun sequence contains the following coding sequences:
- the LOC122053926 gene encoding floral homeotic protein AGAMOUS-like: MGRGKIQIKRIENTTSRQVTFCKRRNGLLKKAYELSVLCDADVALIVFSGRGRLYEYATNSVRATIDRYKKACNDTGSIGFISEANAQYFQQEAWKLHQQINNLQRTNRSLMGETHGSMNLRDLKQLETKLEKGLNKIRSKKNELLFADIEYTQRKEMELQSDNMYLRNKVSLYLSRQVFIW, encoded by the exons ATGGGGCGGGGTAAGATCCAGATCAAGCGGATCGAGAACACCACGAGCCGGCAGGTGACCTTCTGCAAGCGCCGCAACGGACTTCTCAAGAAGGCCTACGAGCTCTCCGTCCTCTGCGACGCCGACGTCGCCCTCATCGTCTTCTCCGGCCGCGGCCGCCTCTACGAGTACGCCACCAACAG TGTGAGAGCAACCATTGATAGGTACAAGAAGGCATGCAATGACACCGGTAGCATTGGATTTATTTCAGAAGCAAATGCTCAG TACTTTCAACAAGAAGCGTGGAAACTCCATCAACAGATCAACAATTTGCAAAGAACAAACAG gaGTCTGATGGGTGAAACTCATGGATCTATGAACCTAAGGGACCTGAAGCAACTCGAAACTAAACTAGAGAAAGGATTAAACAAAATACGATCCAAAAAG AATGAATTGTTGTTTGCTGACATTGAGTACACGCAGAGAAAG GAAATGGAGCTTCAGAGTGACAACATGTATTTGAGGAACAAGgtctctctctatctctctcgGCAAGTATTCATATGGTAA